The proteins below come from a single Paracoccus sp. SCSIO 75233 genomic window:
- a CDS encoding 5-oxoprolinase subunit PxpA, translating into MKDKVDLNCDMGEGFGQWTLGEAPDEDIMALISSANIAAGFHAGDPNSMDRVVRLAQTYGVGLGAHPGYRDLQGFGRRYINAKPEELVNDIVYQVGAIREFGRRYGIQLQHVKPHGALYMEAAVNEELSEQIVDTLGKTCATAILFCMGTSKTYDVARRAGHPVVREFYADRDYDKSGSIVFARRVSRPKPEEIAAKCVRACREGVVTTVDGEDISVEFESICFHSDTPGALEVGKAIRAGLIEAGITIAPAAAVLGL; encoded by the coding sequence ATGAAAGACAAGGTGGACCTGAACTGCGACATGGGTGAGGGCTTTGGCCAATGGACGCTGGGTGAGGCGCCTGATGAAGATATCATGGCGCTCATCAGTTCGGCCAATATCGCCGCCGGGTTCCACGCAGGCGATCCGAACTCCATGGACCGCGTGGTCAGGCTCGCGCAAACCTACGGTGTCGGGCTTGGCGCGCATCCCGGCTATCGCGATCTTCAGGGCTTCGGGCGGCGCTACATCAATGCCAAACCCGAAGAGCTGGTGAATGACATCGTCTATCAGGTCGGCGCCATCCGCGAATTCGGGCGTCGCTATGGCATCCAGTTGCAGCATGTGAAGCCGCATGGCGCGCTTTATATGGAAGCGGCAGTCAACGAGGAACTGTCCGAACAGATCGTCGACACGCTTGGGAAAACCTGTGCTACCGCAATCCTGTTCTGCATGGGGACCTCCAAGACCTACGATGTCGCGCGCCGCGCCGGTCATCCTGTCGTCCGGGAGTTCTATGCGGATCGCGACTACGACAAGTCAGGCTCCATCGTGTTTGCGCGGCGTGTGTCGCGGCCCAAACCCGAAGAGATCGCGGCCAAATGTGTCCGCGCCTGCAGGGAGGGCGTGGTGACGACCGTCGATGGCGAAGACATCAGCGTCGAATTCGAATCCATCTGCTTTCACTCCGACACCCCCGGTGCGCTCGAAGTCGGCAAGGCGATCCGCGCCGGCCTGATCGAGGCGGGAATAACAATCGCTCCAGCAGCTGCTGTTCTGGGGCTTTAA
- a CDS encoding (2Fe-2S)-binding protein — MTTSLKINGEERILTCDPRTALLDALRGELRLTGTKDVCREGFCGACTVHVDGKPMSSCLLPVGKLEGRSIVTIEGISDGATLNAVQQAFIDEDVVQCGMCFPGMVMTLSTYLRDNPSANRDAVKYALVGNACRCTGYERIVDAAMSVVMAQEDAG, encoded by the coding sequence GTGACCACGAGCCTGAAAATCAATGGCGAGGAGCGCATTCTCACTTGTGACCCGCGAACCGCCCTGCTCGATGCCTTGCGGGGCGAACTGCGCCTGACGGGCACAAAGGATGTCTGCCGCGAGGGCTTCTGCGGGGCCTGCACCGTCCATGTCGACGGCAAGCCGATGTCCTCCTGCCTGCTGCCCGTGGGCAAGCTGGAGGGCCGTTCCATTGTCACCATTGAAGGCATATCGGACGGGGCAACGCTGAATGCGGTTCAGCAGGCCTTTATCGACGAGGACGTTGTGCAATGCGGCATGTGCTTTCCCGGCATGGTCATGACGCTAAGCACCTATTTGCGCGACAACCCCTCAGCCAACCGCGACGCTGTGAAATACGCTCTGGTCGGCAATGCCTGCCGCTGCACCGGGTACGAGCGCATCGTTGATGCAGCAATGTCTGTCGTGATGGCGCAAGAGGACGCAGGATGA
- a CDS encoding CaiB/BaiF CoA-transferase family protein gives MSSEQSETEAGPLQDLPLSGIVVVDLSQFLSGPYCSLRLSDLGARVIKVERPGQGDLSRQLYLSDTEVGGDSTIFHAINRGKESIALDLKDPADLAALKALLSQADVVIQNFRPGVAARMGLDWESVRAINPRIVYGSISGYGTSGPWVGLPGQDLLAQARSGLMWLTGDEGQGPVPMGLAVADMMAGVALSQGILAALVGRGVSGKGRLVETSLMEALVDLQFEVLTTYLNDGRRTPRRAARNSAHAYLSAPYGVYECSDGYLALAMTPLPALFALLGMSDLTGGSPDAGFRHRDDIKAALAAHLRQETVAHWLSVLQPADIWCAEVMDWPSLLDSAGFAELDMLQTVTRSDGIRIETTRTPLTLDGVRPANPLAAPKVGADTDRIRKEFNL, from the coding sequence TTGAGTAGCGAGCAATCGGAAACCGAGGCTGGACCCCTTCAGGATCTCCCGCTCAGCGGCATCGTCGTTGTCGATCTCAGTCAGTTCCTGTCAGGGCCGTATTGTTCGCTGCGGCTTTCGGATCTCGGGGCACGGGTGATCAAGGTGGAACGACCGGGGCAAGGCGATCTGTCGCGGCAGCTTTACCTGTCCGATACGGAGGTCGGGGGCGACAGCACCATCTTTCATGCCATCAACCGGGGGAAAGAGAGCATTGCGCTCGATCTGAAAGACCCGGCGGATCTGGCGGCGCTGAAGGCGTTGCTCAGCCAGGCGGATGTGGTGATCCAGAATTTCCGGCCCGGTGTGGCGGCGCGGATGGGGCTGGACTGGGAGTCGGTGCGGGCGATCAATCCGCGCATCGTCTATGGCTCGATCAGCGGATACGGCACAAGCGGGCCTTGGGTCGGGCTGCCGGGGCAGGATCTGCTGGCGCAGGCGCGCTCCGGTCTGATGTGGCTGACCGGCGATGAAGGACAGGGGCCAGTGCCGATGGGGCTGGCGGTTGCCGATATGATGGCCGGGGTGGCGCTCAGCCAGGGCATTCTGGCGGCACTGGTCGGTCGGGGCGTTTCGGGCAAGGGGCGGCTGGTGGAAACCAGTCTGATGGAGGCGCTGGTCGATCTGCAATTCGAGGTTCTGACCACCTATCTCAATGACGGGCGCCGGACACCCCGGCGGGCGGCGCGAAACAGTGCGCATGCTTACCTGTCGGCGCCTTACGGGGTTTACGAATGCAGCGATGGCTATCTGGCGCTTGCGATGACGCCGCTGCCCGCCCTGTTCGCGCTTTTGGGGATGTCTGATCTGACCGGGGGCAGCCCCGACGCCGGGTTCCGCCACCGAGACGACATCAAGGCCGCACTCGCCGCGCATTTGCGGCAGGAGACGGTGGCGCATTGGCTGTCGGTTCTGCAACCCGCCGATATCTGGTGTGCGGAGGTGATGGACTGGCCATCACTGCTCGACAGCGCGGGCTTTGCGGAGCTGGACATGCTGCAGACGGTGACCCGCAGCGACGGCATCCGCATCGAGACCACCCGTACGCCGCTGACGCTTGACGGTGTCCGGCCGGCAAATCCGCTGGCAGCACCCAAGGTCGGCGCGGATACCGACAGGATCCGGAAGGAGTTCAATCTGTGA
- a CDS encoding xanthine dehydrogenase family protein molybdopterin-binding subunit has translation MSDQTIADKAVMNFPRRDARDKVTGRTRFTVDTGGSDVLHAALLRSDKASARIVALNVEAARKMPGVRAIATAEDVPGLYGIGIADHPLLAKDVVRYHGEPIAAIAADTLEQARAAIEAIELNLEPLPAILTMAEALADDAPLIHPQWQDYEVLLEGADRGGNIAWEAVVERGDADAAFARDDVTIVEGCYEVGRQSHVPLEPRAAVVSYEDGRFHVHASTQVPWTVRAVTARVLGVPESDVRVTVPAVGGGFGLKFDASIEPCAAVLARMTGRSVSIINTRREEQMTCLSRENAEIKIRSAVTSDGEIVGREATVLMDCGAYGGEQVFLTTMTTHTLGGNYRLGAVRIVSRAVYTNTPPNGAFRACNGVYNIFALERHTDEIADAIGMDRMEYRRRHVLGDQDLAATGQVYDGEVLRPMLDRMDTLRARSGSHQQTAGNRLYGEATTVGTWFIFVGPSAATVNLNHDGSATLVTSGVEIGQGTMMQALPQIVAANLGISPKDVIVKAADTDGAGRDLGVGGGRTTVSIGAASEAACAVVRDKLLEVASEMLQTPPRDLVLAGGRIEIRDRPGSGTTIQKVVAETEARFGPVSGSGAFTTPPFESKPGCAFGHFIDAIQPVFAVHNCELAIDPDTGKVDILSYRVVQDVGRALNPRAIHGQIQGGVVQGFGYALHEEITINEHGAFDQTGFETYLLPLASDSIPVEFDLYEGAPTIGPFGAKGAGEIPILNVAATIGCAVANATGKQVSSMPLTPAKIAALIDDRSPRLTHDHISPVWRENTLRKSGKSRPNPC, from the coding sequence ATGTCAGATCAGACGATTGCCGATAAGGCCGTGATGAATTTCCCGCGCCGCGATGCGCGTGACAAGGTGACGGGTCGGACCCGGTTCACGGTCGATACCGGCGGCTCCGACGTGCTGCATGCCGCGCTGCTGCGCTCCGACAAGGCCTCGGCGCGGATCGTCGCGCTCAATGTGGAGGCGGCGCGCAAGATGCCCGGTGTCCGCGCCATCGCTACGGCGGAGGATGTGCCGGGTCTTTACGGCATCGGCATCGCCGACCACCCGCTGCTGGCAAAAGATGTCGTCCGCTATCATGGCGAGCCGATTGCCGCCATTGCCGCCGATACGCTGGAACAGGCCCGCGCCGCAATTGAGGCCATCGAACTGAACCTCGAACCGCTGCCCGCCATTCTGACGATGGCCGAGGCTCTGGCCGATGACGCGCCGCTGATCCATCCGCAGTGGCAGGACTATGAAGTCCTGCTCGAAGGCGCCGACCGGGGCGGCAATATCGCCTGGGAGGCCGTGGTCGAACGCGGCGATGCCGATGCGGCCTTTGCCCGCGACGATGTCACCATCGTGGAGGGCTGCTACGAGGTTGGCCGGCAGAGCCATGTCCCGCTGGAGCCGCGCGCGGCGGTCGTGTCCTACGAGGACGGGCGGTTCCATGTGCACGCCTCGACGCAGGTGCCGTGGACGGTTCGCGCGGTCACGGCGCGTGTGCTGGGTGTTCCCGAGTCAGATGTGCGCGTGACCGTACCGGCAGTGGGCGGCGGTTTCGGGCTGAAATTCGATGCCTCTATCGAGCCATGCGCCGCCGTGCTGGCCCGCATGACCGGGCGCAGCGTGTCCATCATCAACACCCGCCGCGAAGAACAGATGACCTGCCTGTCGCGTGAGAATGCGGAGATCAAAATCCGCTCGGCCGTGACCTCGGATGGCGAGATCGTGGGCCGCGAAGCCACGGTGCTGATGGATTGCGGCGCCTATGGCGGGGAGCAGGTGTTTCTGACCACCATGACCACGCATACGCTTGGCGGTAATTATCGGCTTGGCGCGGTGCGGATCGTCAGCCGGGCGGTTTATACCAATACCCCGCCGAACGGGGCGTTCCGTGCCTGTAACGGCGTCTATAACATCTTCGCCCTCGAACGGCACACGGATGAAATCGCCGATGCGATTGGCATGGACCGGATGGAATATCGCCGTCGTCATGTTCTGGGCGATCAGGATCTTGCCGCCACCGGGCAGGTCTATGACGGCGAGGTGCTGCGCCCGATGCTCGACCGCATGGACACGCTGCGCGCCCGCAGCGGCTCTCACCAACAGACGGCAGGCAACCGCCTTTATGGGGAGGCAACGACGGTCGGCACCTGGTTTATCTTCGTCGGCCCGTCGGCAGCGACGGTGAACCTGAACCACGATGGCAGCGCCACGCTGGTCACATCGGGGGTCGAGATCGGTCAGGGCACGATGATGCAGGCCCTGCCGCAGATCGTGGCCGCCAATCTGGGCATTTCGCCAAAGGATGTGATCGTCAAAGCCGCCGATACGGACGGTGCCGGTCGCGATCTGGGCGTCGGCGGCGGGCGCACGACGGTTTCCATCGGTGCCGCGAGCGAGGCCGCCTGCGCCGTGGTCCGCGACAAGCTGCTCGAAGTAGCAAGCGAAATGCTGCAAACCCCGCCACGGGATCTCGTCCTTGCCGGCGGACGGATCGAAATCCGGGACCGTCCGGGCTCCGGAACGACGATCCAGAAGGTCGTGGCCGAGACCGAGGCCCGTTTCGGCCCGGTATCGGGCAGCGGCGCCTTCACCACCCCGCCTTTCGAAAGCAAGCCCGGCTGCGCCTTCGGCCATTTCATCGACGCGATTCAGCCAGTCTTTGCGGTCCATAATTGTGAACTGGCAATCGATCCCGATACCGGAAAGGTCGATATTCTGTCCTATCGCGTCGTGCAGGATGTCGGTCGGGCGCTGAACCCGAGGGCCATTCACGGCCAGATTCAGGGCGGCGTCGTTCAAGGCTTCGGCTATGCGCTGCACGAGGAAATCACCATCAACGAGCATGGCGCTTTCGATCAGACCGGGTTCGAGACCTATCTTCTGCCGCTCGCATCCGACAGCATTCCGGTCGAGTTCGACCTCTATGAAGGCGCACCGACGATTGGCCCGTTCGGCGCCAAAGGGGCGGGTGAAATTCCGATCCTCAATGTCGCGGCAACGATCGGCTGCGCTGTCGCCAATGCAACCGGCAAGCAGGTCTCCTCGATGCCACTTACACCCGCAAAGATCGCGGCACTTATTGATGATCGCAGCCCGCGATTGACCCACGATCACATCAGTCCGGTGTGGCGAGAAAACACGCTGCGCAAATCTGGGAAGAGCAGGCCAAACCCCTGCTGA
- a CDS encoding acetyl-CoA carboxylase biotin carboxylase subunit: protein MGIDRLLIANRGEIAVRIIRAAQSLGITTIQAYSEGDADMMAVKLADESICIGPAKASDSYLNIDKVVSAAIETSAGAVHPGYGFLSESPGFARAIEQAGIVFVGPSADTIERMGDKVAARQAAEAAGVPVVPGSKGRIENVDDAIAVAADVGYPVMVKAAAGGGGRGIRIANSEEELRTLAPQAQAEAAAAFGDGGLYVERAVRSPRHIEVQIVGDGKRAVHFYERECSLQRRRQKVWEEAGAACLDEDTRQHLCQSAVALAEAVNYRGAGTLEYLYEEETREFFFIEMNTRIQVEHPVTEMITGIDLVQEMIRVCGGQDLSVTQDEVKRNGHAIEVRLNAEDPFMQFLPFPGKVETLKIPEGDGIRFDHFIYEGYQIPPFYDSLIGKLIVHGADRADAIARMAAALNGLEIGGLKTTIPLHKALAADPTVASGDFHTQWLEAWLDAGNLKPENS from the coding sequence ATGGGCATTGATCGACTGCTTATTGCCAACCGTGGCGAGATCGCGGTTCGCATTATTCGGGCGGCCCAGTCACTCGGCATCACGACGATTCAGGCCTATTCCGAAGGCGATGCTGATATGATGGCCGTCAAGCTGGCGGACGAATCCATCTGCATTGGCCCGGCCAAGGCATCTGATTCCTATCTGAACATTGACAAGGTCGTTTCTGCGGCAATCGAGACATCCGCCGGTGCGGTTCATCCCGGCTATGGTTTTCTTTCGGAAAGCCCCGGATTTGCGCGGGCGATTGAGCAGGCCGGGATTGTCTTTGTCGGACCGTCGGCCGACACGATAGAGCGAATGGGCGACAAGGTTGCCGCCCGTCAGGCCGCCGAAGCGGCAGGGGTGCCGGTCGTGCCCGGATCGAAGGGGCGGATCGAGAACGTCGATGATGCCATCGCGGTCGCCGCAGATGTCGGCTACCCGGTAATGGTCAAGGCCGCAGCCGGCGGCGGCGGGCGCGGGATCCGTATCGCCAACAGCGAGGAGGAACTCAGAACCCTCGCGCCGCAGGCGCAGGCCGAAGCCGCAGCGGCATTCGGGGATGGCGGTCTTTATGTCGAACGCGCCGTCCGGTCGCCGCGCCATATCGAGGTCCAGATCGTCGGTGACGGCAAGCGCGCGGTGCATTTTTACGAGCGCGAATGTTCGCTGCAACGCCGCCGCCAGAAAGTCTGGGAAGAGGCCGGGGCCGCCTGTCTCGACGAAGACACAAGGCAGCATCTGTGCCAGTCTGCGGTCGCTTTGGCCGAAGCGGTGAATTATCGCGGCGCGGGCACGCTGGAATATCTCTATGAGGAGGAGACCCGGGAATTCTTCTTTATCGAGATGAACACCCGAATTCAGGTCGAGCATCCCGTGACCGAGATGATCACCGGCATCGATCTGGTGCAGGAAATGATCCGGGTCTGCGGCGGTCAGGATCTGAGCGTCACCCAGGACGAGGTCAAGCGAAACGGGCACGCCATCGAAGTGCGCCTGAACGCCGAAGACCCGTTCATGCAGTTCCTGCCATTTCCGGGCAAGGTCGAAACCCTGAAGATCCCCGAGGGCGACGGCATTCGCTTCGATCACTTCATCTATGAGGGCTACCAGATTCCGCCCTTCTACGATTCGCTGATCGGGAAGCTGATCGTGCATGGCGCGGACCGCGCGGACGCGATTGCACGGATGGCGGCGGCGCTGAACGGGCTGGAAATCGGGGGTCTGAAAACCACCATCCCGCTCCACAAGGCCCTTGCCGCCGACCCGACCGTCGCCTCCGGCGATTTCCATACCCAATGGCTGGAGGCGTGGCTGGATGCCGGAAACCTCAAGCCCGAAAACTCGTGA
- a CDS encoding acetyl-CoA carboxylase: MAHILSPLPGTFYMKPSPEAEPYKTPGDPVRVGDTVGLIEVMKTFIEVKSEIEGTFTAYVAEDGHPVTAGQQLADVAD; the protein is encoded by the coding sequence ATGGCCCATATTTTGTCGCCGCTGCCCGGCACGTTTTACATGAAACCGTCGCCCGAGGCCGAGCCCTACAAGACGCCGGGCGATCCGGTCAGAGTCGGAGACACGGTCGGCCTGATTGAGGTGATGAAGACCTTTATCGAGGTGAAATCGGAGATCGAGGGGACATTTACCGCCTATGTCGCCGAAGACGGTCATCCCGTGACTGCGGGGCAGCAACTCGCTGACGTGGCGGACTGA
- a CDS encoding amidohydrolase — translation MDILDTHLHLVDRGVLRYPWLDGAGELERDWSYGEYATEAAKCGITRALHMEVDVAPDMIAAETDFIESLPPHEDVPIVGVISACRPENDGFAAEVERALAHRLIVGFRRALHVVPDEVSQTGTFRRNIHSLGRAGLPFDICVLARQLPLATELVAAAPDTQFVLDHCGVPDIAGGAFDSWAADITRLSQHENVSAKISGIPAYASAGWAADDLRRWTDHIVESFGFDRLVWGSDWFVCTLGGGLTKWVSAARELFADASEDEQRALFSANAARIWKIA, via the coding sequence ATGGATATTCTGGATACGCATCTTCATCTCGTGGATCGCGGCGTGCTGCGCTATCCGTGGCTCGATGGCGCGGGAGAACTGGAACGCGACTGGAGCTACGGCGAATATGCCACGGAGGCTGCCAAATGCGGCATCACACGCGCCTTGCATATGGAGGTCGACGTCGCCCCCGACATGATCGCCGCCGAGACGGATTTCATCGAAAGCCTGCCGCCGCATGAGGACGTGCCGATTGTCGGCGTCATCTCCGCCTGCCGACCCGAGAATGACGGTTTCGCAGCAGAGGTGGAGCGCGCCCTTGCGCATCGCCTGATCGTCGGTTTCCGCCGCGCGCTGCATGTGGTCCCCGACGAAGTCTCGCAAACCGGGACCTTCCGGCGCAATATCCACAGCCTCGGCCGCGCCGGTCTGCCATTCGACATCTGCGTGCTGGCCCGCCAGCTTCCGCTTGCAACGGAACTCGTCGCCGCCGCACCCGACACGCAATTCGTGCTGGATCATTGCGGCGTGCCCGACATCGCAGGCGGCGCGTTCGACAGCTGGGCGGCAGACATCACCCGCCTGTCGCAGCATGAGAATGTCAGCGCGAAAATCTCCGGCATTCCCGCCTATGCAAGCGCAGGCTGGGCCGCAGATGACTTGCGCCGCTGGACAGATCATATCGTCGAAAGCTTCGGGTTCGACCGGCTGGTCTGGGGCAGCGACTGGTTCGTCTGCACATTGGGCGGCGGTCTGACGAAATGGGTCTCCGCCGCGCGCGAGTTATTCGCCGATGCCTCGGAAGACGAGCAGCGCGCCCTGTTCTCCGCCAATGCCGCCCGCATCTGGAAAATCGCCTGA
- a CDS encoding LysR family transcriptional regulator, giving the protein MKYFVATAETGQVSRAANVLSISQSSVTGAIKDLEITLGAELFIRTSQGMELTDSGREFLAASREILDKVEEARKLTRRRSDVSGQISLAATYTVIGYFLPYHIDRLARQHPGLDIQLHELNRESIEDGLLSNRFDLAVLLTSNINNPELESETLMKSSRRLWVPNGHRFLDENKARFEDIAQENYIMLTVDETAHTTMKYWSKTNFRPKTKVRTSSVEAVRSMVANGQGVSILSDMVYRPWSLEGKRLETLSTDFEPPTMDVGLAWRKNAEFSPAMHLLVDYFKQCFVSPQMPQFSGRK; this is encoded by the coding sequence TTGAAATATTTCGTTGCCACGGCGGAAACCGGACAGGTCAGCCGGGCGGCCAATGTCCTGTCGATCTCGCAATCCTCGGTGACGGGCGCGATCAAGGATCTTGAAATCACGCTTGGGGCGGAGCTGTTCATCCGCACGTCACAGGGAATGGAGCTGACCGATTCCGGCCGGGAGTTTCTGGCGGCTTCGCGTGAAATTCTTGATAAGGTGGAGGAGGCGAGGAAGCTGACCAGACGCCGCTCCGATGTAAGCGGTCAGATCTCGCTGGCTGCAACCTACACGGTCATCGGATATTTCCTGCCGTATCATATCGACCGTCTGGCACGGCAACATCCCGGCCTCGACATCCAGCTTCACGAGCTTAACCGCGAAAGCATCGAGGATGGGTTGCTCTCGAACCGGTTCGATCTGGCGGTGCTGCTGACATCGAATATCAACAATCCCGAGCTGGAATCGGAAACCCTCATGAAATCCTCACGACGTTTATGGGTCCCGAACGGGCATCGGTTCCTGGACGAAAACAAGGCGAGGTTCGAAGATATCGCGCAGGAAAACTACATCATGCTGACCGTCGATGAGACGGCGCATACCACGATGAAGTATTGGAGCAAAACCAACTTCCGACCGAAGACAAAGGTACGGACGTCATCCGTGGAAGCCGTCAGGTCGATGGTTGCCAATGGACAGGGCGTCTCGATCCTTTCGGATATGGTGTACCGACCCTGGTCGCTGGAGGGCAAACGCCTTGAAACCCTGTCCACCGATTTTGAACCGCCGACAATGGATGTTGGCCTGGCCTGGCGAAAAAACGCGGAGTTCTCACCAGCCATGCATCTTCTGGTGGATTACTTCAAACAATGCTTTGTATCGCCGCAAATGCCTCAGTTCAGCGGGCGCAAATAG
- a CDS encoding extracellular solute-binding protein yields MTTLKGMTWNHPRGYDPMVAVTREWSALSGVGIDWDKRSLQDFESYPVEELARQYDLIVVDHPHVGQITAEGCLHPLPDLPDIAGGSLGQSYPSYNWGGQQWAYPIDAAAQVQAIRPDLIGGPLTGWDEVLELARQGRVALPLRAPHVLMCFFTLTANAGHVCHNDGPGQFVDRDAGIQALDRLARLARLVDPACYDMDPIAVFERMVSGNDIACVPLIYGYVSYALSGTAGPRLSFHDIPETAPCAGVKGSALGGTGIAVSAFGKHIDHAVDFAKTVAGSAMQRGVYARAGGQVGHRQAWIDPAVDAAAGGFYSGTIRTLEAASLRPRHDGYMPFQQAASERIVAALKHGDFGRAVDDLQQLFDQTFGPGAA; encoded by the coding sequence GTGACCACACTCAAGGGCATGACCTGGAACCACCCGCGCGGCTATGATCCGATGGTTGCCGTGACCCGTGAATGGTCGGCGCTGTCCGGGGTCGGCATCGACTGGGACAAGCGCTCGTTACAGGATTTTGAGAGCTACCCGGTGGAGGAGCTGGCGCGGCAATATGATCTGATCGTGGTGGATCACCCCCATGTCGGCCAGATCACGGCCGAGGGCTGTCTGCATCCGCTGCCTGACCTCCCCGACATCGCCGGGGGCAGTCTGGGCCAGTCTTATCCCAGCTATAATTGGGGCGGACAGCAATGGGCTTATCCGATTGATGCCGCCGCGCAGGTGCAGGCGATCCGCCCGGATCTGATCGGCGGGCCGCTGACCGGCTGGGATGAGGTTCTGGAACTGGCGCGGCAGGGCCGGGTCGCGCTGCCGCTGCGCGCGCCGCATGTGCTGATGTGTTTCTTCACCCTGACCGCCAATGCCGGGCATGTCTGCCACAATGACGGGCCGGGGCAATTCGTCGACCGGGACGCTGGCATTCAGGCGCTCGACCGACTTGCACGGCTGGCGCGGCTGGTCGATCCGGCCTGTTACGACATGGACCCGATCGCGGTTTTCGAGCGGATGGTCAGCGGCAATGACATCGCCTGCGTGCCGCTGATCTACGGCTATGTCAGCTATGCGCTGAGCGGCACCGCCGGGCCACGACTGTCCTTCCACGACATTCCTGAAACGGCGCCCTGCGCCGGGGTCAAAGGTTCGGCACTTGGGGGAACGGGGATCGCGGTTTCGGCTTTTGGCAAGCATATCGACCATGCGGTCGATTTTGCAAAAACCGTAGCTGGCTCTGCCATGCAGCGTGGCGTTTACGCACGGGCCGGGGGACAGGTCGGTCATCGGCAGGCATGGATTGATCCTGCGGTCGATGCGGCGGCTGGCGGGTTCTACTCGGGCACGATCCGCACGTTGGAGGCAGCCTCGCTGCGTCCGCGCCATGACGGTTACATGCCGTTTCAGCAGGCGGCGTCAGAGCGGATCGTTGCGGCGCTGAAGCATGGTGATTTCGGGCGAGCCGTGGACGATCTTCAGCAGCTGTTCGACCAGACATTCGGGCCGGGCGCGGCGTAA
- a CDS encoding xanthine dehydrogenase family protein subunit M gives MAINNNPTFYSPADLDQAVTMLQDLGDGALPVAGATWIMRAPTRGEKIADIFVNLSTIPGMHDIDVGEESVSIGAMATQDAIAAALAGHSDLAALTVATGYTANPAIRRAATIGGNIATVDFAASDIVPALLALEAKVEIIAPNGGNMLSMVDFLAKRRTLGRSSLIARIVIPRQGRISTHSRITLRKAGDYPVANLSTAISVREDGEIAAACVAVGGVEPVAKRWTGLENTITGRKLDAGEIRDIAADYADEFSGRDAPGVPGWYRLRLLPVLAEKAFRFIQKNHA, from the coding sequence GTGGCCATAAACAACAACCCGACATTTTACTCGCCAGCGGATCTGGATCAGGCAGTTACCATGCTTCAGGATCTCGGCGATGGCGCACTGCCGGTCGCCGGCGCGACGTGGATCATGCGCGCGCCAACCCGCGGGGAAAAGATCGCTGATATCTTTGTCAATCTTTCCACCATTCCGGGCATGCACGACATAGATGTTGGTGAGGAAAGCGTTTCCATCGGTGCTATGGCAACACAGGATGCGATTGCGGCGGCGCTGGCGGGTCATTCGGATTTGGCGGCCCTGACCGTTGCCACGGGGTACACGGCCAATCCGGCGATCCGGCGGGCGGCGACAATTGGCGGGAATATCGCCACGGTTGATTTTGCCGCCTCCGACATCGTTCCGGCTTTGCTGGCACTTGAGGCGAAGGTCGAGATCATCGCGCCGAACGGCGGAAACATGCTGTCTATGGTCGATTTTCTGGCCAAACGCAGAACCCTTGGCCGGTCCAGCCTGATTGCCCGCATCGTGATACCGCGCCAAGGACGGATCAGCACCCATTCGCGGATCACCTTGCGCAAGGCCGGTGACTATCCGGTCGCCAATCTGTCCACCGCCATATCGGTCCGGGAAGACGGCGAAATCGCAGCCGCTTGCGTGGCTGTCGGCGGCGTCGAGCCTGTCGCGAAACGCTGGACCGGTCTCGAAAATACCATAACCGGGCGCAAGCTCGATGCCGGAGAAATCCGCGACATCGCTGCCGATTATGCCGATGAGTTTTCTGGCCGCGACGCCCCCGGCGTGCCGGGTTGGTATCGCTTGCGGCTTTTGCCAGTGCTGGCGGAAAAAGCGTTCCGCTTCATCCAGAAGAACCACGCATAA